From Acidobacteriota bacterium:
CCGGCCTTCTGCGCGTCGGCGGAACACGACGCGGTCCGCGTCCACCACGCCGAGTGCGCCGAACCCGCGCGACGCGAACGTGTGCAGGCGGAGCGCGTCGGTCTTGGTGACGTCGCGCGCGCCGTTGATCTCGTCGTTCAGCACCACGAGCACGCCGCGTCCGGCCGCTTCCGGATCGGCAGCCACGCGGAACGACGCGAGCAGATTGGCCTGCCCCTCGTAGCCGGTCTGGCTCGGGTTGCGCATCGAGCCCGTCACCACGATGGGCCTGCTGTCGTGCACGGTGAGGTGCAGGAAGTACGCGAGCTCTTCGAGCGTGTCCGTACCGCTCGTGACCACGACGCCCGCCAGCCCGGCATCGTCGCGGAACACCGCTTCGACGCGCTTCGCGAGGCGGACCCACTCGTCCAGCGGGATTGCCGAACTGCCCGTGTTGGCGAACTGCTCGGACTGCACCGTGGCGACGTCAGCGAGGCCGGGCACCGACGCGACGAGCTCGTCAGCCGTCAGGCGTCCCCCGCGCCGATTGCTGATCGTGCCGCCTGTCGCGATGAACCTGACACGCGGTCGATCCCGATCGGTCGCTACCGCCCGCCGCGCGTCCGTGGCCACCGGGGCTGGCGCCTGCGCGACGGCCGTGGCTGCGCCGGCTGCGATGACGCACAGCAGGACGGCAATGAATCGCTTACGCATGCGCTTCGCTCTGGCGTGTGAGCCGGGTGAGCCAGTCGGCCAGCCGCTGCTGCGCCGCATCGGCAGTGTCGTCGTAGAACGGCATCAGCGCGGTCGGTGCGCCCTGTGCCGTCACGACGTGCGCGCGCCATCGCTGACGCTGCACCTGCGACAACTCGATGTGGTACAGCCGGCCGTTGATCAGTTGCTCGATTCTGTGCACGCGAGGGCCCACCGATGGCAAGGATGCGAACGGACGCGGGTTGCTCCGGCCAATCCGGAGCGACGGTCATTGTAGAGAACTGCCAGACGCGCGCAAGCGAAGACGGCCGCGAAACGACGTGCACATGGTGAGAGCCCCATTCGAAACGACGTGATTGCAGTGACTTGCGCGCGACGCCCAACGCACGTCCACACGAAATCCACCGTCCGTCCGCAGGTTTTCCACAGGGCGTCTCGCCGTGCGTCGCGGTGCCGTGGCGCGACGGCTCGCGAAGCCTCGACACCGACAGCGGAAGCAGCGAAGATCGACAGATTGTGGCGACGCGGCGATGGGGGAGCCTGGCGTGCGTGATTGCGGTGGGTCTGGCGGTGCCGGCATGGGCATCGCAGGAGACCCGTCGCGGCACGGCGCCGTCTGCTGCCGGTGTTGCCGATGTGCCGACGGCACTCGCGTGGCATCGTCTGTTCCTCCTCGACGGACAGGTCGTGAGCATCGTCGGCGAGTTCACGCGCGTGGACGACATGGTGATGGCGCAGCTCCCGGTGGGGGCGGTGGGTTCGGACGGCGTGCCGCAGGCGCGCACCGTCTCCATCCCCTCGGCCACCGTCGACTGGACGCGCACCGATGCGTATCGCGACACGCTCCGCCGCGCGCAGTTCGAACGTGCGGGCGGTGAGCGCGCCTACGCAGCGTTCACCGAAGAAGTCGCGGCGATGCTGCGCGACATCGCGCTGCTCCAGGATCCTCTCGAGCGAATCAGCCGCCTCGAACGCGCGCGTGCTCACCTTGCTCAGTGGCCGATCGCGCACCATGGCCATCGCGCCGACGATGTGGCCAAGACGCTGTCGGTGGTGGACGACCTTATCGCGGGCATGCGTGCGGCGGCCGGCGAGCAGACGTTCTCGCTCGCGCTCACCGCCGGTGCCGCATCGGCGGCGCCGCCGCCAGCGGCGGTGCTGGCGCCGCCCACGCTGCACGACATGGTCGCGCAGGCCCTCGCCCTCGCGCCGCGCGTGTCCGCCGCCGCCGAGCGCATGGTGCTCCTGCGTGCCGCCGAGTCGCTGCTGGCCGAAGCGCCCGCAGGCGAAGACTGGACATCTCTCGCGCACGCACAGGTGCGCCGTCAGATCGCGGACGAGACGCGCGTCACCAGTCGATATGCCCGCCTTGGATCGTGGATGCTCGATCGCACCGCACGACTGCTCGCCGCCGCCGATGTCAGAGGCCTGTTGCGTACGCGAGACATCCTCGTGAAGCGAGACGCGGCGATGGGACGACAGCGCCCTGCGGAGATGGCCTCGCTCCTGGCCACGCTGGACGTCCGTCTCGATGCCGCCCGCCGGCACCGCCTGCGGCTCGAACGCTGGCAGGAACGCCGGGTCGCCCTGCAGGCCTACGCCTCGGTCGTCTCGCCCTGGCTGTCGCCGAAGGAGGCGCTGGCGCGTGCTCTCGAGGACATCAAGGCTCTCAGCGGTCCGGAGGCAGCCTTGCTCGCACAGGCGGAGAGTCAGCTCGCGGCGGCGCGGTCGGCGAGCGCGACGGTCGCGGTGCCCGACGAGGCCCGCGCGATTCAGCAGGTGTGGGCGTCGACGCAACAGTTCGCTGCGCGTGCGATCGACGGTCGGCGTGCGGCCATCCGCAGCGGCGACATGCAGCAGGCCTGGGATGCGTCTGCGGCGGCGGCCGGCGCGCTGATGCTGCTGCAGCAACTGCGGACCGACGTGCCGGTGCTCCTGCGTCCTCCCGCGCCGCCCGCACCGGGGTCCTGATCGTGCCTCCTGTCGTTCGCCTCGTGGAGGGCGAGGACATCGACGCCTGGCAGCGCGCCCTGCTCGTCCTCTGCCTGCCGTCTCGCGCGTCCGGCGATTCGCCCACCGTCGACCTCGATGCGCCGACGGTCATCGTGCCCAACAGCGCCGCGGCCGAACAGTGGCATCGCACGCTGGAGCGACGCGTGCTGCTCGACGAGTGGACCGCGCCGCGTGCGCTCCAGGACGCGCTGGAGCATGAGGTCGATGCGCGGCCGCGCCGCGCCCTGACGATGCCGCGGCTGCTGACGCGCGATCAGGTGTACGACGCGTGCCATCGCACTGCCCGCATCGACGCGCGCCGCCTGCCGCCACTCGAACGCGAAGTGCTGATGGGTGCGAGCGCACGCGACGCCGCGCGCGTGTCACCGCCGCCGTTCCTGCTCCGGCCGGGTCTTGTCGCGGAGATGCTGCGATTCCACGATCACGTCGATCGACTCGGACACGACGTCGGCACGTGGCTCGCGAGCGCCATCGCGCAACTGCAGGACGAGGCCGACACGGATCGCGGCGCCGCGCGCCTCCTGCAACAGTCGCGGTTCCTCCAGGCTGCCTTCGCGCGCCTGGCCACGAAAGTCGCCGCTGCCGACGGGCTCGACGACCGCGCGCTGCGCGAGGCGCTCCATGCGTGCGACAGGCCGTGGGGACCCGCGCACCTGGTCATCGCGGTTGGCGATCACCACGCGGACGCCAACGGCCTCTGGCCCGTCGACCTGCGCCTGCTGGCGGGCGCGCCGGCCGCCAGGCGCATCGACGTGCTGGCCACGCGTCGTGTCGCGAACGGCCTGTTCGGCAGACTGCGGCGACTCTGGCCAGACGCCGTGGACGTGAGGATTCCCCGTCAGCGTCCCACCGTGACGATGCTGGAGGTGTCGTCGCCGGAACATCGATGGCTGGCGTGCCGCGACAGAAATGAGGAAGTACTCGCTTACGCACGTCGCGTGAAGGTTCGTCGCGATCGCGATGCAGCGGCGAGTGCGCTCGTCTTCCGCCGTCCGCTGCCGTACCTCTATGCGGCGCAGTCCGTACTGGGCGGCGCCGGTATCCCGTTCCAGTCGTCGGGCACGCTGCCGCTGGCTGCCGAGCCCTGGGCAGCCGGACTCGACCTGCTGATGGACGCGGCGCTCGCGGGGTACACGCGCGCGGCGCTCGTCACGCTGCTGCGCTCTCCGCATGTACGGCTCCGCCGTGCTGATGGGACGCCGATTGACGGCGCGGACATCGCCGCGTTCGACACATGGCTGTCGGGGCATCGATACCTCGGGACGCTCGCGCGGCTCGATGAACTGCTGAATCGGCCATTGCCGGCGGAGCGAGGCGGCACGTCAGCGCCATCGCAGTCGCAGGGGCGTGGACAGATCGACATCCAGCGCGGGGAACGCGTGGCGCGCGACGTCGGTCGCGCCGCATGCGGCTGGCTCTCGCGCATGGCCCCGTTCGATGGCGCGGGCCCCGGCGCAGCGCACGTGCGTGCGCTGCGCGAGACGTGGCAGGCTGCCGAACGCCTGCCCGAGGACGATGAGCCGGAGGCGAGCCGCACCAGGCGTACGCGTGCCGCATTGAACCTGTTGCTGGGGCAGCTCGAAGCGGCGCTGGCGGCGCACGATCCCGCGCCGGTGCCGGCGCGCGACACGTGCATCCTGATCCGTCGCTGGATCGAGGAGCGGACGTTCGCGCTGCCGCGCCGAGACGACGGCGTGCAGGTGATCGACGCCGATGCCGCGCCGTTCGGCACCTTCGACCACGCGCGCATCGTCGGACTGCTCGAAGGCGAATGGCCGGAGCCGTCGGCTCGCGAGATCTTCTATCCCGCGTTCATGCTCGAGCGTCTCGGCTGGGCGGAGGAACGCACGAGGACCGCGGCGCTGCGCGCGCGCTTCGCCGATCTCCTGTTGCTGCCGGCGCAGGCCGTCGGCGTATCGGTCCCCGAACTCGATCAGGACGCGGTGGTGCGTCCCTCGTCGTTGCTCGACGAACTGCTGGCATTCGGCGCCGAGCGTTGCGTACCGATCCCCGACGACGAGCGCGACATGCCGGTGACCGCCGACGATGCGCTGCTCGCGACGCCGGCGTATCCGCGTGCGCCTGTGCTCGACGGCGAGGCGCAGGCCTGGGCGTGCTGGCGCGTCGCTCGTCCCGCGCCTCCCGAACCTGGGAGGACTGCGTCGCTGCCGGGGGATCGTTACGGCGTCACGTCGGTGGAGACGTACGTGCAGTGCCCGTTCAAGTACTTCGCCAGCCGTGTCCTGTCGCTCGAAGGCGAGGCGGAAGACGAGCCGGGCCTGCCCGCGCGCGACGCGGGCATCCTGCTGCACGACGTGCTCCGTGCCTGCTTCGAGGAATGGCAGCGTCAGGGGAGAACCGCGATCGGTCCCGACGACCTGCCGGCCGCGCGCGAGGTGTTCGCGACGGTCGCCGAGCGGGCGCTCCGTCATCTGCCACCTGCCGATCGCGCCGTCGAACGCGTGCGTCTGCTCGGGTCGGCTGTGGCGCCCGGCGTGATCGAGAAGATGCTGCGCGTGGAGGCAGAGCACTTCGGTGACGTTGGCGCGCGCGCGCTCGAGCATCCGATCGATCAGCCCGTGACCCTGCCGTCGGCGCAAGGCCCGCGGACGGTGCACGTTCGGGGACGCGTGGATCGCGTCGACTGGACTGACGGACATGCCATTCGCGTCGTGGACTACAAGACGGGCCGTCGTCCGACGCAGGCGCTGCAACCGGGGGTGTATGCACACGCACTCGTCCAGCAGGAAGCGGCAGCGGGCCGCACCGTGACGATCGCACCGAGCGGCTTCGTGGCGTTCCGCGAAGAGGTGCCCTGGATCGAGTCGGTTCGCACGAGCGACGATGCCGACGGGCAGGCACGGGCGTTCGTGGAGGCCGTCGACGCCATCGAGTCGGGCGCGTTTCCCGTGAAGCCGCAGAATCCGTTCCGCTGCCAGTTCTGCGAGTACCCGGGCGTGTGCCGGAAGGACTACGTCGGCGATGAGTGAGATCGCCACGACGCCCGTCGATCAGGCGGCGCGATCCTATGCCACCGATCCGCTGCATCACGTGGTGCTCGAGGCATCGGCAGGCACGGGAAAGACGCGGGTGCTGGTCGAGCGGTATCTCGCACTGCTCACGGCAGGTGTCGACCCGCGGCACGTGCTGGCGATCACGTTCACGCGCAAGGCCGCCGCCGAGATGCGTGAGCGGATCGTCGCCGAACTGCAACGGTCGCATCCGGGTGTGTGGCAGACGTTGCGCGATCGCGCCGACGAGATCGCCGTCTCCACCATCGACGCGTTCTGCTTCTCGCTGCTCCGCGAGTTCCCGCTCGAAGCGGGGCTCGACCCTGGCTTCTCCCTGGCCGACGAGACGGAAGTGGCCCGCCTCGTGGAGACGTCGCTCGATCGGACGCTGCGCGAGTGCCGCGAACGCGCGCCGTACGACGAGGGCATTCGGCTCGTGCTCGCGCAGATGGCGCTGCCGCGACTGGCGGAAGGCCTGCGCGCGCTGCTCGCGCGCCGGTTCGTGGCGCCGGCCGCATTGCGGCACTATCTCGGTCGGCAGGCACGGCACGTCCGCTCCGAAGCATCGGCGGCCGAAGGCGCGCGCGACGCACTCCGTGCCGCGCTGCCAGCGGTGCCTGGCGGACTCCAGGCGTGGATGGCGTCCGGACCGCAGGACGTCGCCCACTGGACGTTGACGCGGATCGACATCGAGCGGCTCATCGCGCCATCCGAGCGAGTGCCCATGACGCCGGCCGATGTCCGTGCCGCGCTCGATGGCTTCTCGCGCTGGGTGCTGACGCAGACAGGCGCGGCGCGCCGCAAGCCCGCCAGTGCCAGACCGACGTTCGCGTCATCGTCTGCGTACGAGGTGCATCGCGATGGGCTGGAGGCCGTGGCGCAGGCGGTCATCGCCACGCGTCGAGGATTCGAGGCGTCGCTCAACGTGCTCCTGGCGCGCGCGATCCGGCGTGTGTTCCGGCTCGCGCACAGACGCTACCTGCAGACGCTGATGCTGCACGATGCGCTCGATTTCTCCGAGGTGCTCCATCGCGCGGTGCAACTGCTCGGCCAGATGGACGAGTTCTCGCGCAGCCGCTTCCGCCTCGAAGCCCGTTATCAGCACGTACTCGTCGACGAGTTCCAGGACACGAGCCGGCTGCAGTGGCAACTCGTGGCGTCGCTCGTGCACGCATGGGGCGATGGTGTCGGCCTGGGGCACGAGGGACCGCTGCCACCATCGCTGTTCCTCGTCGGCGATCGCAAGCAGTCGATCTACGGCTTCCGTGACGCGGACGTCGGTCTCCTCGACGAGGCGGTGGCGTTCGTCCAGGGCCTCGCCGCCGACAGCGCGCCGCGCCAGGCGATCTCGCAGAGTTTCCGTTCGCATCCGGACCTGCTCGCGTTCGCCAACGACCTCGCCGCGGGCATGGTGACATCCCGCGCGCCCGCCGCCGTGGCGTTCCGGTACGAGGAGGACGACAGGTTCCCCCTGCCAGCCGGACACGTTGTCGGACGCGAGCCGGAACCACGGCTCGGCCTGCTCGTCGGCGAGGACGTTGACGCGTGCGCCTCGGGGGTCGCGGCGGAGATCGTGCGCCTGCTCGACGAGGGCACGATCACGGAACGTGGTGCCGACGCGCCACGGCGAGTCCGTCCAGGCGACATCGCCGTGCTCTTCCGATCGCGTGAGAGTCACCGCGAATTCGAGAAGGCGCTGTCCGCACGTGCGATCCCCAGCTACGTGTACAAGGGGCTCGGTTTCTACGATTCAGACGAGATCAAGGATCTCGTGGCGCTGGTGCGGGCATTGGCGGCGCCCGAATCGAACCTGCGTGCTGCGGCCTTCCTGCGCTCCGGTTTCGTCGGGCTTTCCGATGACGCGTTGAGGCGATTGGCTCCCGAACTCGCGGCGCGTGTGTGGGCGCCAGGCGCAGACGAGGGCGAATTCTCGGAAGACGATCGTCTGGCGCTGGCGAAGGTGCGTGCGGCATGGCCGCAATGGGTCGCTCTCGTCGATCGCTTGCCGCCGGTAGACGTGCTGGACCACGTGCTGTCGGCGTCGGCGCATGCCGTGACGCTTCGCGGCCACAGGCAG
This genomic window contains:
- a CDS encoding asparaginase, whose amino-acid sequence is MRKRFIAVLLCVIAAGAATAVAQAPAPVATDARRAVATDRDRPRVRFIATGGTISNRRGGRLTADELVASVPGLADVATVQSEQFANTGSSAIPLDEWVRLAKRVEAVFRDDAGLAGVVVTSGTDTLEELAYFLHLTVHDSRPIVVTGSMRNPSQTGYEGQANLLASFRVAADPEAAGRGVLVVLNDEINGARDVTKTDALRLHTFASRGFGALGVVDADRVVFRRRAEGRHTADSEFDISAVTSLPRVDVFLVYQGASGDLIKAAIDLGARGVVLATAGAGATSGTQGEGVAYARDKQVAVVATTRTGSGRIAPPRAGGAGQAAGLRPVEAPRIAANDLAPVKARILLMVALTKTTDPAQLQRIFDQY
- a CDS encoding PD-(D/E)XK nuclease family protein; this encodes MPPVVRLVEGEDIDAWQRALLVLCLPSRASGDSPTVDLDAPTVIVPNSAAAEQWHRTLERRVLLDEWTAPRALQDALEHEVDARPRRALTMPRLLTRDQVYDACHRTARIDARRLPPLEREVLMGASARDAARVSPPPFLLRPGLVAEMLRFHDHVDRLGHDVGTWLASAIAQLQDEADTDRGAARLLQQSRFLQAAFARLATKVAAADGLDDRALREALHACDRPWGPAHLVIAVGDHHADANGLWPVDLRLLAGAPAARRIDVLATRRVANGLFGRLRRLWPDAVDVRIPRQRPTVTMLEVSSPEHRWLACRDRNEEVLAYARRVKVRRDRDAAASALVFRRPLPYLYAAQSVLGGAGIPFQSSGTLPLAAEPWAAGLDLLMDAALAGYTRAALVTLLRSPHVRLRRADGTPIDGADIAAFDTWLSGHRYLGTLARLDELLNRPLPAERGGTSAPSQSQGRGQIDIQRGERVARDVGRAACGWLSRMAPFDGAGPGAAHVRALRETWQAAERLPEDDEPEASRTRRTRAALNLLLGQLEAALAAHDPAPVPARDTCILIRRWIEERTFALPRRDDGVQVIDADAAPFGTFDHARIVGLLEGEWPEPSAREIFYPAFMLERLGWAEERTRTAALRARFADLLLLPAQAVGVSVPELDQDAVVRPSSLLDELLAFGAERCVPIPDDERDMPVTADDALLATPAYPRAPVLDGEAQAWACWRVARPAPPEPGRTASLPGDRYGVTSVETYVQCPFKYFASRVLSLEGEAEDEPGLPARDAGILLHDVLRACFEEWQRQGRTAIGPDDLPAAREVFATVAERALRHLPPADRAVERVRLLGSAVAPGVIEKMLRVEAEHFGDVGARALEHPIDQPVTLPSAQGPRTVHVRGRVDRVDWTDGHAIRVVDYKTGRRPTQALQPGVYAHALVQQEAAAGRTVTIAPSGFVAFREEVPWIESVRTSDDADGQARAFVEAVDAIESGAFPVKPQNPFRCQFCEYPGVCRKDYVGDE
- a CDS encoding UvrD-helicase domain-containing protein gives rise to the protein MSEIATTPVDQAARSYATDPLHHVVLEASAGTGKTRVLVERYLALLTAGVDPRHVLAITFTRKAAAEMRERIVAELQRSHPGVWQTLRDRADEIAVSTIDAFCFSLLREFPLEAGLDPGFSLADETEVARLVETSLDRTLRECRERAPYDEGIRLVLAQMALPRLAEGLRALLARRFVAPAALRHYLGRQARHVRSEASAAEGARDALRAALPAVPGGLQAWMASGPQDVAHWTLTRIDIERLIAPSERVPMTPADVRAALDGFSRWVLTQTGAARRKPASARPTFASSSAYEVHRDGLEAVAQAVIATRRGFEASLNVLLARAIRRVFRLAHRRYLQTLMLHDALDFSEVLHRAVQLLGQMDEFSRSRFRLEARYQHVLVDEFQDTSRLQWQLVASLVHAWGDGVGLGHEGPLPPSLFLVGDRKQSIYGFRDADVGLLDEAVAFVQGLAADSAPRQAISQSFRSHPDLLAFANDLAAGMVTSRAPAAVAFRYEEDDRFPLPAGHVVGREPEPRLGLLVGEDVDACASGVAAEIVRLLDEGTITERGADAPRRVRPGDIAVLFRSRESHREFEKALSARAIPSYVYKGLGFYDSDEIKDLVALVRALAAPESNLRAAAFLRSGFVGLSDDALRRLAPELAARVWAPGADEGEFSEDDRLALAKVRAAWPQWVALVDRLPPVDVLDHVLSASAHAVTLRGHRQAQARENVKKFRGLVRRIQNRGYATMARIAAHIDRLSAGDESNAAVDAVGAVTLMTVHASKGLEFPIVFLVNMTRGTGGFPPPLRVLAGDSGEDPIVGVARYEPGATAAEQVRAREESKRLMYVAVTRARERLYLSAPAQKRGRIVAGPGSLASVCPPSLLESFSMALAGAEDVTWAGGAHLHRMRVCPDGGAVVASVEPRDVPVPVSDEVPASLQPRASGGGTPRTRVTELAARDGASSPDTGHRAPGTGQPHCGSARPVLDADLVTGRAVHRLLAHADAHDHVSMLLARIRADLGADEQMAVGDVEAFARDVVALVQNVWREDWLRLALASPRARFEFAIAYRIDDGDVVRVVRGTVDCLVPVEEGLLVLEFKTGQRRPSHQRQLDLYVDAVRTIYPGTGVRGHLVYATREPAPMTAQTLPI